One Paramisgurnus dabryanus chromosome 10, PD_genome_1.1, whole genome shotgun sequence genomic region harbors:
- the LOC135753661 gene encoding uncharacterized protein, which translates to MTLKSQTILSVFPRLLDTKGLIAQDFSLLFGPEVASKLLEKWHTFYKIKVIREAENLTTTPVLQSLLKSARNQCSDELSEDHPEWDSDMATVLLLLHILSPQTSKKNTKRISAAQALDRVVVFHKSCRSLEEHLENQEGHQQPYLLASGTCKQAISTYYIVIDKKLIPCQETTSLAAFDELFKAHFVFSVSYDDALSNMYTFLQTSVYNIDVDSTKESPKVRELRAKFLNNV; encoded by the exons ATGACCCTGAAGAGTCAAACAATACTTTCAGTGTTTCCAAGGCTGCTGGACACTAAAGGGCTG ATAGCTCAAGATTTTAGCCTCCTCTTTGGTCCAGAAGTTGCATCCAAACTGCTTGAGAAGTGGCACACATTCTATAAAATAAAGGTGATAAGAGAAGCAGAGAACCTTACTACCACCCCAGTGCTGCAAAGTTTGCTGAAGTCTGCCAGGAATCAATGCAGTGATGAATTATCTGAGGATCACCCAG AGTGGGACAGTGATATGGCAACTGTTCTGCTACTCCTGCATATTCTGTCACCTCAAACCTctaaaaagaacacaaagaggATCAGTGCAGCTCAGGCTTTGGACCGAGTAGTTGTGTTTCACAAG TCATGCAGGAGCTTAGAAGAACACTTGGAGAACCAAGAGGGGCATCAGCAACCATACCTTCTTGCTTCTGGAACCTGCAAGCAGGCCATCAGCACTTACTACATTGTGATTGACAAGAAGCTCATTCCATGCCAGGAAACGACATCATTGGCAGCCTTTGATGAACTATTTAAAGCACACTTCGTTTTCAGTGTAAGCTATGACGACGCTCTCAGCAACATGTACACATTCCTTCAGACATCAGTCTATAATATTGATGTTGACTCCACTAAAGAAAGTCCAAAGGTAAGGGAATTGAGAGCCAAGTTCTTAAACAATGTATAA